A stretch of the Candidatus Binataceae bacterium genome encodes the following:
- a CDS encoding site-specific DNA-methyltransferase: MKLIVTSPPYNIGKSYERRAPLDQYVQQQTAVIAECVRLLHPQGSICWQVGNHVSGGEIVPLDVPLYPIFKNHGLRLRNRIVWHFEHGLHCSKRLSGRYETINWFTRSDDYTFNLDPIRVPSKYPGNRYFKGPNAGNFRAIPAGKILATCGSFQTSRTIISRKPPILANSRLS, translated from the coding sequence ATGAAGCTGATCGTAACGTCGCCGCCCTACAATATCGGCAAATCTTACGAGCGGCGCGCGCCATTGGATCAATACGTTCAGCAACAGACTGCCGTGATCGCCGAATGCGTGCGGCTTCTACATCCGCAGGGTTCGATCTGTTGGCAGGTTGGAAATCATGTCTCTGGCGGCGAGATCGTCCCGCTGGACGTGCCACTTTATCCGATCTTCAAGAATCACGGACTGCGCTTGCGAAACCGCATCGTGTGGCACTTCGAGCATGGCTTACATTGTTCAAAGCGCCTGTCGGGCCGATATGAGACGATAAACTGGTTTACTCGATCAGACGATTACACATTCAACCTCGATCCGATCCGCGTCCCTTCCAAATATCCAGGCAATCGCTATTTTAAAGGCCCAAACGCGGGGAACTTTCGTGCAATCCCGGCGGGAAAAATCCTGGCGACGTGTGGATCATTCCAAACGTCAAGAACAATCATATCGAGAAAACCGCCCATCCTTGCCAATTCCCGGTTGAGTTAG
- a CDS encoding serine hydrolase domain-containing protein encodes MKQLGWAEVEQAFASAIEQGAIPGATLVARKGNDIAYEGAFGFRALEPERSPMRLETVFDLSSLTKPLASTIAVMMLTRDGKLRLDDRVTRFFHNFGVHGKGYVTFRQLLAHCSGLAAWRPFHQQVAEVERAGKINFMASHGAKEFVYEQIHREKPEYPPAGRNLYSDLNFMLLGEAIEQVGGMALNRLCREKIFKPLGLRATDFIDISLLRTRRLEPVPEMFAPTSVCAVRKRMLVGEVEDENAFAMGGVAGHAGLFAPVREVDRLAHELIRCYAGRSDFVPPKIVQEFWTRDRTVKDSTWALGWDSPSPEYSSSGRRFSPAAVGHLGFTGTSIWIEPAKELAITLLTNRVHPRRDNQAIRDFRPLIHDLVMEALGAT; translated from the coding sequence GTGAAGCAATTGGGCTGGGCTGAGGTTGAGCAAGCCTTCGCGAGCGCGATCGAACAGGGCGCGATTCCGGGCGCGACGCTCGTCGCGCGCAAGGGCAACGACATCGCTTACGAAGGGGCGTTCGGCTTTCGTGCGCTCGAACCCGAGCGCTCGCCAATGCGGCTCGAGACCGTCTTCGACCTCTCGTCGCTGACCAAGCCGCTCGCTTCGACCATCGCCGTCATGATGCTCACGCGCGACGGCAAGCTGCGGCTCGACGATCGGGTCACGCGCTTCTTTCACAATTTCGGCGTGCACGGCAAGGGCTACGTGACCTTCCGCCAGTTGCTCGCGCATTGTTCGGGGCTGGCCGCGTGGCGTCCGTTCCATCAGCAGGTCGCCGAGGTCGAGCGCGCGGGCAAGATCAATTTCATGGCGAGCCACGGGGCGAAGGAATTCGTCTATGAGCAAATCCATCGCGAGAAACCCGAGTACCCGCCGGCCGGCCGCAACCTCTATTCGGATTTGAACTTCATGCTACTCGGCGAGGCGATCGAGCAGGTGGGCGGCATGGCGCTGAATCGGCTCTGCCGCGAGAAGATTTTCAAGCCGCTGGGACTGCGCGCAACCGATTTTATCGATATCTCGCTGTTGCGCACGCGGCGGCTCGAACCGGTGCCCGAGATGTTCGCGCCGACCTCGGTTTGTGCCGTGCGCAAGCGGATGCTGGTCGGCGAGGTCGAGGACGAGAACGCCTTTGCGATGGGCGGCGTCGCGGGCCACGCCGGGCTCTTCGCGCCGGTGCGGGAAGTGGACCGCCTCGCGCACGAACTGATCCGCTGTTATGCGGGCCGCTCGGATTTCGTTCCGCCGAAAATCGTGCAGGAGTTCTGGACCCGCGACCGCACCGTCAAGGATTCGACCTGGGCGCTCGGCTGGGATTCGCCTTCGCCCGAGTATTCGAGCTCGGGCCGTCGCTTCTCGCCGGCCGCGGTGGGTCATCTGGGCTTTACCGGAACTTCAATCTGGATCGAACCGGCAAAAGAGCTTGCGATCACCCTGCTGACCAACCGCGTGCATCCCCGCCGCGACAATCAGGCGATCCGCGATTTTCGCCCGTTGATCCACGACCTCGTCATGGAAGCGCTCGGCGCGACCTAA
- a CDS encoding winged helix DNA-binding protein: MSTPKNAVRSISTSEKAFRRAAAADLIEFFYPVHYEIGTALEDVVRADRLSRQQAATLWLIRSQGGPDARMRRKDIELNLRRWFEVTNAAVSKSLRALMRPPLALIAITEDPHSGREKVVALTPKGRAFLDSAAARATNLLAELIEKAPPDILDHAITYFTHLTGAFENFQHRDRLRLVRSDREIKDQY, from the coding sequence TTGAGCACACCAAAAAACGCTGTCCGTTCGATCAGCACGAGCGAGAAAGCCTTTCGACGCGCCGCCGCCGCCGACTTGATCGAATTTTTTTACCCGGTTCACTATGAGATCGGCACGGCGCTCGAAGATGTTGTGCGCGCCGACCGGCTCTCGCGTCAGCAGGCCGCAACTCTCTGGCTGATTCGTTCGCAGGGCGGTCCGGACGCCCGGATGCGCCGCAAGGATATCGAGCTGAACCTGCGCCGATGGTTCGAAGTGACCAATGCAGCCGTCTCCAAGTCGCTCCGCGCCCTGATGCGTCCGCCGCTCGCGCTGATCGCGATCACGGAAGACCCGCATTCCGGTCGCGAGAAGGTAGTTGCGCTGACACCCAAGGGGCGCGCGTTTCTCGATTCAGCCGCGGCGCGGGCGACTAATCTGCTGGCTGAGCTGATTGAAAAGGCGCCGCCGGATATCCTCGATCACGCGATTACCTACTTCACGCATCTCACGGGCGCCTTCGAGAATTTTCAGCATCGGGATCGATTGCGGCTGGTCCGCTCCGATCGCGAGATCAAGGATCAATATTAG
- a CDS encoding enoyl-CoA hydratase-related protein yields the protein MRALLFEVRDGIAYLTLNRPQVHNAINPELMVQLAEAWQRVASDDSIRVTIVTGAGDKAFSAGADLARMLPLTTRERSPEDEWDHTLLNNPGLRDIAMLHPFAMDKPIIAAVNGYCIAGGMELMLATDIRVAAEHASFGLMEVKWGLIPYAGSLVRTPRQIPFCNAMELLLTGERIDAHEARRIGLINHVLPAAQVMGKAEQLARTIAANGPLAVRAIKQGVARASGRPLEEGYKIENELARNVFSSDDAKEGPRAFIEKRKPNFTGK from the coding sequence ATGCGCGCGCTGTTGTTCGAGGTTCGCGACGGCATTGCCTACCTCACGCTCAATCGGCCGCAGGTTCACAACGCGATCAACCCCGAGCTGATGGTGCAGTTGGCCGAGGCCTGGCAACGGGTCGCTTCCGACGACTCGATCCGCGTCACAATCGTCACGGGCGCCGGTGACAAGGCTTTTTCGGCCGGCGCCGACCTGGCTCGAATGCTGCCGTTGACGACCCGCGAGCGTTCGCCCGAAGATGAGTGGGATCACACCCTGCTGAACAACCCCGGCCTGCGTGACATCGCGATGCTGCATCCGTTCGCGATGGACAAGCCGATCATCGCCGCGGTCAACGGTTATTGCATCGCCGGCGGGATGGAGCTGATGCTCGCGACCGACATCCGCGTCGCCGCCGAGCATGCCAGCTTCGGCCTGATGGAAGTGAAATGGGGACTCATCCCATATGCCGGGTCGCTCGTCCGCACTCCGCGCCAGATACCGTTTTGCAATGCGATGGAGTTGCTGCTCACGGGCGAACGAATCGACGCGCACGAGGCGCGCCGAATCGGATTGATCAACCACGTTCTGCCGGCAGCCCAGGTGATGGGCAAAGCCGAGCAATTGGCGCGCACTATCGCCGCCAACGGTCCGCTCGCCGTCCGCGCGATCAAGCAGGGCGTTGCCCGCGCCTCGGGCCGCCCGCTCGAAGAGGGTTACAAAATCGAAAATGAGCTCGCGCGCAACGTCTTTTCCTCCGACGATGCGAAAGAGGGTCCCCGCGCTTTTATCGAGAAACGTAAGCCGAATTTCACCGGCAAGTGA
- a CDS encoding NAD(P)/FAD-dependent oxidoreductase translates to MTQHFDAIVIGGGVSGLYALYKLRQLGVSARVFEAGSDIGGTWYWNRYPGARFDSESYTYQYSFSQELLEEWKWSEHFSGQPEIERYLHFVADKFDLKRDIECNARVATVMYDEADKRWEIETHNGVRASARYVICATGLLSAHQFPDYEGVQDFAGLSLHSARWPKAPVDFTGKRVGIIGSGPTGVQIIQTIAPDCEQLTVFQRTANWCTPLRNRPITAEEQRALNEKAHEIFALCKRTWAGFIHEPDPRAAMDVPKEERLARYQELYDRGGFALWLGNYRDSFMSQDAADEVAEFLATKIRERVTNPEVAEKLIPKHTFGTKRCPGEKNYYETFNRNNVRLVDLRETPIKKIIPAGIETGNELHELDVIIYATGFHSVTGELLRMDIRGQHGRSLQEHWSDGPRTNLGVQFSGFPNLWAIMGPHNPAVFCNITRCVETNVEWIVDCIRYMRENGFETMTTTPEAEDAWTKRCYESAKGLLINEMKDSWFFGSTNPENVRGRFLLFAGGVPLYREIFADVAAKGYEGFELR, encoded by the coding sequence GTGACTCAGCACTTTGATGCTATCGTAATCGGTGGCGGCGTGTCTGGCCTGTACGCTCTTTATAAACTCCGCCAACTCGGCGTCTCGGCACGGGTGTTCGAGGCCGGCAGCGATATCGGCGGCACCTGGTACTGGAATCGCTACCCGGGCGCCCGTTTCGACTCTGAGAGCTATACCTACCAATATTCCTTCTCCCAGGAATTGTTAGAGGAATGGAAGTGGAGCGAGCATTTCTCGGGCCAGCCGGAAATTGAACGGTATTTGCATTTTGTCGCGGACAAATTCGATCTCAAACGCGACATTGAGTGCAACGCGCGCGTTGCGACCGTCATGTATGACGAAGCTGACAAGAGGTGGGAGATTGAGACTCACAACGGTGTGCGCGCATCTGCCCGCTACGTCATCTGCGCCACCGGGCTGCTTTCGGCGCATCAGTTTCCGGACTATGAGGGGGTTCAAGACTTCGCCGGCCTGTCGCTGCACAGTGCACGCTGGCCAAAAGCGCCGGTCGACTTCACTGGCAAGCGAGTCGGGATCATCGGCAGCGGCCCGACGGGCGTCCAGATCATTCAGACAATTGCCCCCGACTGTGAACAGCTGACAGTTTTTCAGCGCACCGCGAATTGGTGCACCCCGCTCCGCAACCGTCCGATTACCGCGGAGGAACAACGAGCGCTCAACGAAAAGGCACATGAGATTTTCGCACTGTGCAAACGCACCTGGGCCGGCTTCATTCACGAACCGGACCCGCGCGCCGCGATGGACGTGCCGAAAGAGGAGCGCCTAGCCCGCTATCAGGAGTTGTACGACCGCGGCGGGTTCGCATTGTGGCTGGGCAATTACCGTGACTCCTTTATGTCACAGGACGCCGCGGATGAGGTTGCCGAGTTCCTCGCCACCAAGATCCGCGAACGCGTCACCAATCCCGAGGTAGCCGAAAAACTAATTCCGAAGCACACGTTTGGCACGAAGCGGTGTCCCGGAGAGAAGAATTACTACGAGACGTTCAATCGCAACAATGTCAGATTGGTTGATTTGCGCGAAACGCCGATCAAGAAGATTATCCCCGCCGGAATCGAAACCGGTAACGAGTTACACGAACTCGATGTGATTATTTATGCTACGGGCTTTCATAGCGTGACGGGTGAGCTCCTGCGTATGGATATTCGCGGTCAGCACGGTCGATCCCTGCAAGAGCATTGGTCCGACGGGCCAAGAACCAATCTCGGCGTTCAGTTCTCGGGCTTCCCAAACCTGTGGGCCATCATGGGGCCGCACAACCCAGCGGTGTTTTGCAATATCACCCGCTGCGTCGAGACCAACGTCGAGTGGATCGTCGATTGTATCCGTTATATGCGCGAGAATGGTTTCGAGACCATGACCACAACCCCCGAAGCCGAAGATGCATGGACCAAACGCTGCTATGAATCGGCCAAAGGGTTGTTAATCAATGAGATGAAGGATTCATGGTTCTTCGGTAGCACCAATCCCGAGAACGTGCGCGGCCGCTTCCTATTATTCGCTGGTGGCGTGCCACTCTATCGTGAGATCTTCGCCGACGTTGCTGCGAAGGGCTATGAAGGCTTCGAACTGCGCTAG
- a CDS encoding cyclase family protein, with product MRKLRSYDELPEVPGIGMRHAWGEFGPDDKLGSVNLLTPERVKAGAALIQTGEMISLDLPLNLPSPPMFGRGRYRHEIFALNRHEMDDRLDGFHPQASTQWDALGHVRCREHGFWGGRTQDPTDGPNELGIEHWAEHGIAGRGILLDVAGWSRDQGRPLDPFAPVRITAEDLAAVLRAQNVTLAPGDILCLHTGWVDAYRALDDDGRARIAENPSSAGLRADEAMARFLWDAHPGALCCDNPAVETIPGDPAIGSLHRRILPLLGLALGEFFDFERLTVRCRATARWSFFFVATPLKLPGGIGSPGNALAIL from the coding sequence ATGAGAAAACTCCGTTCATACGACGAGCTGCCGGAAGTCCCGGGCATCGGGATGCGCCACGCGTGGGGCGAATTCGGCCCCGACGATAAGCTCGGCAGCGTCAACTTGCTTACGCCCGAACGGGTCAAAGCCGGCGCAGCGTTGATCCAGACCGGCGAGATGATCTCGCTCGATCTACCGCTCAATCTGCCCAGCCCGCCGATGTTCGGGCGCGGGCGCTACCGCCATGAGATCTTCGCTCTCAACCGCCACGAGATGGACGACCGGCTCGACGGCTTCCATCCGCAGGCTTCGACTCAATGGGACGCGCTCGGCCATGTCCGCTGCCGCGAGCACGGCTTCTGGGGCGGGCGCACCCAGGACCCGACCGACGGACCGAACGAGCTCGGCATCGAGCATTGGGCCGAGCACGGGATCGCCGGCCGCGGCATTCTGCTCGACGTCGCGGGATGGTCGCGTGATCAGGGCCGGCCGCTCGATCCGTTTGCGCCAGTCAGGATCACCGCCGAGGATCTCGCCGCCGTTCTGCGCGCCCAGAATGTCACCCTGGCGCCCGGCGATATCCTCTGCCTTCATACGGGTTGGGTCGACGCCTACAGGGCGCTCGATGACGACGGCCGGGCGCGTATCGCCGAGAACCCGTCGTCCGCCGGTCTGCGCGCCGACGAGGCGATGGCGCGCTTTCTCTGGGACGCGCATCCGGGCGCGCTCTGCTGCGACAATCCTGCGGTCGAGACGATTCCCGGCGACCCCGCGATCGGATCGCTCCATCGCCGGATTTTGCCGCTGCTCGGACTCGCGCTCGGCGAGTTCTTCGATTTCGAGCGCCTGACCGTCCGCTGCCGCGCCACCGCGCGTTGGTCCTTCTTCTTCGTTGCGACGCCGCTGAAATTGCCCGGCGGCATCGGCTCGCCCGGCAACGCCCTGGCGATCCTATAG
- a CDS encoding enoyl-CoA hydratase-related protein: MNYETILYEQNDAIAKVTLNRPRYKNAQSRLMIEEMDRAFAAADADNDVRVIILAAAGDTFSSGHDIGTQEEREDMRRRPFPKGVRGEYALSRYLFLDSTLRWRDLSKPTIAQVQGKCIAGGWMFAAAMDLIVAADDAMFLPALMQYFSAPWDLPLRKAKEAMFRSRFIDAAEACRLGFVNLVVPRERLEDETLAFAREIAENDPFTLRMVKWAANSAQDAMGFSNSVRNAHSHYMVQGLDSHTRDKLEGRGFPKVMPGVAHAMKTRGKIN, encoded by the coding sequence ATGAACTACGAAACGATTCTATACGAACAGAATGACGCGATCGCCAAAGTCACGCTGAACCGCCCCCGTTATAAAAACGCGCAGTCCCGCCTGATGATCGAGGAGATGGACCGCGCCTTCGCCGCGGCCGACGCGGACAACGACGTACGCGTGATCATCCTGGCGGCCGCGGGCGACACCTTCTCCTCCGGCCACGACATCGGCACTCAGGAGGAAAGAGAGGACATGCGCCGCCGTCCCTTTCCGAAGGGCGTGCGCGGGGAATACGCGCTCTCGCGCTACCTCTTTCTCGATTCGACGCTGCGCTGGCGCGATCTTTCGAAACCGACCATCGCGCAGGTGCAAGGCAAGTGCATCGCTGGCGGCTGGATGTTCGCCGCGGCAATGGATCTCATCGTCGCCGCCGACGACGCGATGTTTCTCCCAGCGCTGATGCAGTATTTTTCAGCGCCCTGGGACCTCCCTCTGCGCAAAGCCAAGGAAGCGATGTTCCGCAGCCGCTTCATCGACGCCGCAGAAGCCTGCCGGCTCGGCTTCGTCAATCTGGTAGTTCCGCGCGAGCGTCTTGAAGATGAAACGCTGGCGTTCGCGCGCGAGATCGCGGAAAACGATCCCTTCACGCTCCGGATGGTGAAATGGGCAGCAAACTCGGCGCAGGATGCGATGGGTTTCAGCAATTCAGTCCGCAACGCGCACTCGCACTATATGGTCCAGGGCCTCGACAGCCACACCCGCGATAAGCTCGAGGGCAGGGGTTTCCCGAAAGTCATGCCCGGCGTCGCCCATGCCATGAAAACTCGTGGCAAAATAAACTAG
- a CDS encoding acyl-CoA dehydrogenase family protein gives MDFRYSAEDEAFRREFRLWLERNLEYATPPRGPLADEEEGSWEATLRWHRRLYEGGWLGITWPAEYGGRGGTFLQETIVDQELEQAGSGLPFTGPGIWLLGPTLIHWGTATQKQRHLRKILAGEEMWCQGYSEPNAGSDLAAIQTRAVEHDGYFVVNGSKIWTSLAHHSHWMFLLARTDSAAPKHKGISYLLVEMKTPGITISPLIQMTGARHFNQVFLEDVRVPIANIVGERNQGWQVALTTLAFERSSGQERIMTNRVRELAQLASQLSRNGRALAEDASVRQTIGQFAAEAAAIRYTGFRQLTRQLKGLPPGPEGSSIKLSASELGLRIASFALEMLGAYGQLERGDQFAAAQGLWTHRMLEARGPMIYSGANEIQRNILGERVLGLPKG, from the coding sequence ATGGATTTTAGATACAGCGCGGAAGACGAGGCGTTTCGTCGCGAGTTTCGTCTCTGGCTCGAGCGGAATCTCGAATACGCGACGCCGCCGCGCGGACCGCTGGCCGACGAGGAGGAGGGGAGTTGGGAAGCGACGCTGCGATGGCATCGGCGGTTGTACGAGGGCGGCTGGCTCGGGATCACGTGGCCGGCCGAATATGGCGGTCGTGGCGGAACTTTCCTGCAGGAGACCATCGTTGATCAAGAGCTTGAACAGGCGGGGAGCGGCCTGCCCTTCACGGGACCCGGTATCTGGCTGCTGGGGCCGACCCTGATCCATTGGGGCACGGCGACGCAGAAGCAGCGCCATCTGCGCAAGATTCTCGCCGGCGAGGAGATGTGGTGTCAGGGTTATTCGGAGCCCAACGCGGGATCCGACCTGGCGGCGATCCAGACCCGCGCAGTCGAGCACGATGGTTACTTCGTGGTCAACGGCTCAAAGATCTGGACCTCGCTGGCGCATCACTCCCATTGGATGTTCCTGCTCGCCCGCACGGATTCCGCAGCGCCCAAACACAAAGGAATCAGCTATCTCCTGGTTGAGATGAAAACCCCCGGCATCACGATCAGTCCGCTGATCCAGATGACCGGGGCGCGGCATTTCAACCAGGTTTTTCTCGAGGATGTGCGCGTGCCGATCGCGAATATCGTCGGCGAAAGAAACCAAGGATGGCAGGTGGCGCTGACGACGCTGGCCTTCGAGCGCTCAAGCGGCCAAGAGCGCATTATGACGAATCGGGTGCGCGAGCTGGCGCAGCTCGCATCGCAGCTCTCGCGCAATGGCCGCGCACTGGCGGAAGACGCCTCGGTACGGCAGACCATCGGACAATTCGCTGCGGAGGCGGCGGCGATCCGCTACACCGGCTTCCGCCAACTGACGCGGCAACTGAAGGGACTGCCGCCCGGCCCCGAGGGCTCCTCAATCAAGCTGAGCGCCTCGGAGCTCGGACTGCGGATTGCAAGCTTCGCCCTGGAGATGCTCGGAGCTTACGGGCAACTCGAACGGGGCGATCAATTCGCGGCAGCGCAGGGTCTGTGGACCCATCGGATGCTCGAAGCGCGCGGCCCGATGATCTATTCAGGGGCGAACGAGATTCAGCGCAACATCCTGGGCGAGCGCGTCCTCGGCCTGCCCAAAGGTTAG
- a CDS encoding alpha/beta fold hydrolase, translating into MERAKVNGVELAYEIRGAGTPLVMIHGAQGDQTMFADLAAAFASSFRVLTFDQRGSGLSDKPDMAYSMAMFADDTALLMDHVGFTSAHILGVSMGGMIAQEFALRHPSKVRTLVLGCTTAGGPKAVWLEPAPAYSTQPMSAEERGRALAEAAFTRGYLKQHPEIIADMIEMRRRRPLDPVALGNRMKAVFSHDTYDRLARITCPTLVITGRNDALISWENSRLLAEQIAGAQLEILEPAGHCFWLEQPERAGTAIRRFLESH; encoded by the coding sequence ATGGAGCGCGCAAAAGTAAACGGGGTCGAGCTCGCCTACGAAATCCGCGGTGCCGGAACTCCACTGGTGATGATTCATGGCGCGCAGGGCGATCAGACGATGTTCGCCGATCTCGCCGCGGCCTTCGCGTCGAGCTTTCGCGTACTGACTTTTGATCAGCGCGGTTCCGGACTCAGCGACAAGCCGGATATGGCTTACAGCATGGCGATGTTCGCGGACGACACGGCGCTCCTGATGGACCACGTCGGGTTTACCAGCGCGCATATCCTCGGGGTTTCGATGGGCGGGATGATCGCACAGGAGTTCGCGCTGCGGCACCCGTCAAAGGTGCGGACGCTGGTGCTCGGATGCACCACTGCGGGCGGTCCGAAAGCGGTCTGGCTTGAGCCGGCGCCAGCCTACTCAACCCAACCGATGTCCGCCGAAGAACGGGGCCGCGCGCTGGCCGAGGCGGCGTTCACGCGCGGCTACCTGAAGCAGCATCCGGAGATCATTGCGGACATGATCGAGATGCGGCGGCGGCGTCCGCTCGATCCGGTCGCGTTGGGTAATCGGATGAAAGCGGTTTTTAGCCATGACACGTATGATCGTCTGGCGCGCATCACCTGCCCGACGCTGGTGATCACCGGTCGCAACGACGCTTTGATCTCGTGGGAAAATTCACGTCTGCTCGCCGAGCAGATCGCGGGCGCGCAGCTTGAAATCCTCGAGCCGGCGGGACACTGCTTCTGGCTCGAGCAGCCCGAACGTGCCGGCACGGCGATCCGGCGCTTTCTTGAGTCCCACTAG
- a CDS encoding LLM class flavin-dependent oxidoreductase, translating to MKFIYFFLPTLPATLAERKQLRPIAMHPDRWQKMIEEVVELSQLAEDVGFEAVSYPEHHLHSEGIEMGSLPLLTQHILNHTKRIKAGPIGYVLPGWNPLRLALEIAWLDQLTKGRTIVGFARGYQARWLNQMAQKVHVGATMSDKSETDRINREVFEEVYQFLKLAWGDEPFRFNGKHYQYPTPQEGTPWPAAEWTREYGFPGEVDAQGRIQMINVVPKPYQRPHPPLFQAFSLSEETVRWCAREGIRPTIILPQPETVRKLGEAYVEEATKAGRGPMKVGQNIGVLRGIYLGDSLAQAKQIAEPGMCVLGYREVFHHFGFTEAWREPADEAKYPAGKVPLPASEVTADRAARVKSAYMGTVDDVRRGLDELVEVANPEYFVWQGDQGFMPKDVVKRQIELFGEKLLPRYA from the coding sequence ATGAAGTTCATCTACTTTTTCCTGCCGACGCTGCCCGCGACGCTCGCGGAGCGCAAACAGCTCCGGCCGATCGCGATGCATCCCGATCGCTGGCAAAAAATGATCGAAGAAGTAGTTGAGCTGAGCCAGTTGGCGGAAGACGTCGGTTTCGAGGCGGTCTCATATCCTGAGCATCATCTGCACAGCGAAGGGATCGAGATGGGCAGCCTGCCGCTGCTGACGCAGCACATCCTGAACCACACCAAGCGGATTAAGGCCGGGCCGATCGGTTACGTGCTGCCGGGCTGGAATCCGCTGCGGCTAGCGCTGGAGATCGCATGGCTCGATCAATTGACGAAAGGGCGCACGATCGTCGGCTTCGCGCGCGGCTATCAGGCGCGCTGGCTCAATCAAATGGCGCAGAAGGTTCACGTCGGCGCCACCATGAGCGACAAGAGCGAGACCGATCGCATCAATCGCGAGGTCTTCGAGGAGGTCTATCAGTTCCTCAAGCTGGCGTGGGGTGACGAGCCATTTCGCTTTAACGGCAAGCACTATCAGTATCCGACGCCGCAGGAGGGCACTCCGTGGCCGGCGGCCGAGTGGACGCGCGAGTATGGCTTTCCGGGCGAGGTCGATGCTCAGGGTCGCATCCAGATGATCAACGTCGTGCCGAAGCCCTATCAGCGGCCCCATCCGCCGCTGTTTCAAGCGTTTTCGCTGAGCGAAGAGACGGTGCGCTGGTGCGCGCGCGAGGGGATTCGTCCGACGATCATCCTGCCGCAGCCGGAGACCGTGCGGAAGCTCGGCGAGGCCTACGTCGAGGAGGCTACCAAGGCCGGACGCGGCCCGATGAAGGTCGGCCAGAATATCGGCGTCCTGCGCGGCATCTACCTCGGCGACAGTCTCGCGCAGGCCAAGCAGATAGCGGAACCGGGGATGTGCGTACTCGGCTATCGCGAGGTCTTCCATCACTTCGGCTTTACTGAAGCCTGGCGCGAACCGGCTGATGAGGCGAAATATCCTGCTGGCAAAGTTCCGCTGCCGGCGTCGGAGGTTACTGCCGATCGCGCCGCACGCGTGAAGTCCGCCTACATGGGAACTGTGGACGACGTGCGGCGCGGGCTCGACGAGTTGGTCGAGGTGGCCAATCCCGAATACTTCGTGTGGCAGGGCGATCAGGGGTTCATGCCGAAAGATGTCGTCAAGCGACAGATCGAGCTGTTCGGCGAAAAGCTGCTGCCGCGCTACGCCTGA
- a CDS encoding LD-carboxypeptidase, with translation MGVSENIIKPQALRPGDTIGVVAPAAAVERAHLERGVAALSAMGYRVKISPHALDRSGILAGEDVVRAAELTAFFADPEVKAIFAARGGYGSGRLLPLFDFAALARTPKIFLGFSDETYLLNALVAQARMVAFHGPMVAMDFSHGVSAPARDHLLRLLAGETRELTLEAPTALRPGSARGPLLGGCLSVVVAMIGTPWEPLFDGAILFLEDTGEKAYRIDRMLTQLGQAGILRRVAGIVFGAIRPVEGSAREGALIRDFIGEATAQLDCPVLSGIEAGHGTANFALPLGLPAQLDATARCLVFTEAAVTT, from the coding sequence GTGGGCGTGAGCGAAAACATCATCAAACCGCAGGCGCTGCGGCCGGGCGATACGATCGGGGTGGTAGCGCCCGCGGCCGCCGTCGAACGCGCGCATCTCGAACGCGGCGTCGCCGCGCTCTCCGCGATGGGCTATCGCGTGAAGATCTCCCCCCACGCACTTGATCGCAGCGGCATCCTGGCGGGCGAGGACGTGGTGCGTGCGGCGGAATTAACCGCTTTTTTCGCCGACCCCGAGGTCAAGGCGATCTTTGCCGCGCGCGGCGGCTACGGCTCGGGCCGGCTCCTGCCGCTTTTCGATTTTGCGGCTCTCGCGCGGACGCCGAAAATCTTCCTCGGCTTCTCCGACGAGACCTATCTGCTCAATGCTCTCGTTGCTCAAGCCCGGATGGTGGCATTTCACGGCCCCATGGTCGCGATGGATTTCTCGCACGGCGTGAGCGCGCCCGCACGCGATCATCTGCTGCGGCTGTTGGCGGGCGAAACGCGCGAATTAACGCTCGAAGCGCCGACCGCCCTTCGCCCCGGCAGCGCGCGCGGCCCGTTGCTCGGCGGATGTCTCTCGGTGGTCGTCGCGATGATCGGGACGCCGTGGGAACCGCTCTTCGACGGCGCCATCCTGTTTCTCGAGGACACCGGCGAGAAAGCCTACCGCATCGATCGGATGCTGACGCAGTTGGGGCAGGCCGGCATCCTCCGGCGCGTCGCCGGCATCGTCTTTGGCGCGATCCGGCCGGTTGAGGGCAGCGCCCGCGAAGGCGCGTTGATCCGTGACTTCATCGGCGAAGCCACCGCGCAACTGGATTGTCCGGTGTTGAGCGGGATCGAGGCGGGCCACGGCACGGCGAATTTCGCGCTGCCCCTCGGCCTGCCCGCGCAGCTCGACGCCACCGCAAGATGCCTCGTATTCACTGAAGCCGCCGTAACGACCTGA